The window TTTCTGCAATTTTTCTAGATAATGGAAGTTCCATGTTTCCTGTTCCTTTAAACTCCTCGTAAATTACTTCGTCCATTTTAGAACCAGTATCTACTAGTGCAGTTGCAATAATTGTTAAACTTCCTCCTTCTTCTACATTCCGTGCGGCACCAAAAAATCTTTTGGGTCTATGTAAAGCATTAGCATCAACCCCTCCCGTTAAGACTTTTCCAGATGCTGGAACTACTGTATTATATGCTCTTGCTAAACGAGTAATAGAATCAAGTAGAATAATTACGTCTTTTTTATGCTCAACTAATCTTTTAGCTTTTTCAATAACCATTTCAGCAACTTGTACGTGTCTTGATGCAGGTTCATCAAAAGTAGAAGCAACTACTTCCCCCTTGACTAGTCTTTGCATTTCAGTTACTTCTTCTGGTCTTTCATCAATCAATAATACCATTAAAACGCAATCTGGATGATTGTAAGCAATGCTTTGTGCTATATTTTGTAGTAATATTGTTTTTCCTGCTTTTGGAGGTGCTACAATTAATCCTCTTTGTCCTCGTCCAATGGGTGATGCTAAATCTAATACCCTAGCTGTTAAATCTTCAGTAGATCCATTTCCACGTTCCATTCTTAATCTAGAGTTAGCATGCAATGGTGTTAAATTTTCAAATAATATTTTGCTTCTTGCATTTTCAGGTTTATCATAATTCACTTCATTTACTTTAAGTAGAGCAAAATATCTTTCACCTTCTTTAGGCGGTCTTATTTTTCCAGCGATAGTATCACCTGTGCGTAAATTAAATCTACGAATTTGACTTGGTGAAACATAAATATCATCAGGACCAGCTAAATAAGAGCTATCTGCAGAACGTAAAAAACCAAACCCATCTTGCAGTATTTCTAAAACACCGTCTCCAAATATATCTTCTCCACTTTTTGCATGTTGTTTAAGGATGGCAAAAATAATATCTTGTTTACGCATACGCGCTAAATTTTCCAACCCCATTTTTTCACCAAGAGTAATTAATTCAGAAACTGGCATATTTTTAAGTGCGGTAAGGTTCATAATGGTGGGTTCTTAGTAAAATCGGGGTATATCTCGAAATAAAAATTATGACATAATTTTAAAATTTACTAGTAAATTTTAAATGAAATTTTTAATGTTTTTCATTAACTATTTTAATATTTTTAGTTAATATGTTCATCTAAAAATTCTTTCAGTTGTAGTTTAGATATGGCTCCAACTTTTGTAGCAAGAACTTCACTATTATGAAATAATAATAACGTAGGAATACTTCTGATAGAATATAATGGTGCAGTATTGGGATTTTCTTCAATATTTAATTTTCCAATAATAATTTTATTAGAATATTCTGTTGATATTTCTTCTAAAATAGGTGCTAAAATTTTGCAAGGATTGCACCATTGGGCCCAAAAATCAACTAAAACAAAATTTTTTGAGTTTAAAACTTTTTCTTTAAAATTCTCATCGGTTAGTTTAACTATTTTATTCATTTTGATATGTTTGCTCAGTCGTAAGAAATTTTAAATAAAATAAAATTTGAATTCTTACAATTTAAAAGTATGTATTATCATAATATCATTTTTAATAATTTTTTAAAACTAAATTTAAAAAATTTTGTTTAAAATTATTTTGTTTTTTTTTGATTTTTTTTTAAAATTAGATATTTTTGATTTAATTTCTTTTATTTTTTCGATAGATTGATTTAAAAAAATATTTTTTTCCCATTCTAAATCTTCTTGAGGCAATTCAAACAAAAACCTGCTAGGTAGCATATCTAATATTCGTCCATATTGATTACGCTTATAACAGTAAGTAAAAAATAGCTGTTTTTTTGCTCGAGTTATCCCCACGTAAGTTAATCTTCTTTCTTCTTCTATATTGTTATTATCAATGCTTTTTTGATTAGGTAAGATTCCTTCACACATACCAATTATAAATACTGAAGAAAATTCTAATCCTTTAGAAGCATGCAAAGTCATTAATTGTACTTGATCTTGTTGTTCTTCTTTTATATTTTTTGCTGGAATGTCACGAATTGTCATTCGTGTAACAATTTGTGATAAAGTCATTGGTTGTTCAAAATCATCTCCTTTAAGCATATTTTTAAACCATTTTGATAAAGTATAAATATTGTTGATGCTATTTTTAACTTTATCAGGTTCTTTTAAAATTTTAGATAACCATATTTTGTATTCAATATCATCAATAATATAATCTAAAACATTATGTGGTTGTAAATAAGATAGTTTGGTAAACTTTTTTATTTTTAAAATAAATTTTTTGATTTTATTGATAGTTTTTTCTTTTAGAAAGTTTTTTATTAGTACATCATTACATACTTGAAAAAGACTTTTATTTGTTTTTTTTGCCCATTCTTCTAATTTTGTTAATGTAATTTTCCCTATTTGACGAGAAGGAACGTTGATAATTCTTAAAAAAGCATGATTATCATCTGGATTAATAACAATGCGAAGATAGCTTAATAAATCTTTAATTTCAGGACGAGAAAAAAATGATGATTTTTCTGAAATATTGTATGGTATATTTTCTTTTATTAAAACTTTTTCAACAATTCGAGATTGATAATTACCACGGTATAAAATAGCATGATCTTGATATTTTACTTTTTTTTTAAAGTGTTGGGAAATGATTTTTTTAACTATTTTTTCAGCTTCATTTTCTTCATTTTCACCTATGAGAATTTTTATAATTTTTCCATATTTAAGTTTGGAGAATAACTTTTTTTCTAAAAAATGTATATTGTTAGCAATAAGAATATTAGCAGCTTTTAAAATTCTACCCGAAGATCGATAATTATGTTCCATTGTTATAATTTTTAAACTGGGAAAATCTTTTCTTAATAAAAAAATGTTTTGAGGATTTGCTCCTCTCCATGAATAAATTGATTGATCTTCATCTCCAACTAATGTAAAACTAGAATTATTATTAGTAAGCATTTTAATAAGTTCATATTGGCTATTATTTGTATCTTGGTATTCATCTACTAATAAATATGAGATTTTTTTTTGCCAACGTGTTCTTATTTTTTTGTTGTTTTTTAATAATAATGTTGGTATGCAAATCAAATCATCAAAATCTAATATATTAGCTTGATAAAGATAATGATTATATTCTTTATAAATATATGCAAAATCTTTTTCTTCACTAGATTTTGCTAATAATTGAACTTGCAAAGGAGTAAAAAATTTATTTTTCCAATAAGAAATCATAAAATTTAATTTTTTTAATGCTTGAATACTATTGTATATTTCTTTTTTGCATATTTTTTTCAATAAGATCATTTGATCTTTTTCATCTAATAGAGTGAAATTATAATTAAATCTTAATTCATTAATTTCTTCTTTGATAATATTTAATCCCAATGAATGAAATGTCGAAATAGTGATTCTTTTTATTTGTGATATATTCAAGCATTGTGACAAGCGTATTCTCATTTCATAAGCAGCTTTATTTGTAAAAGTTACTGCTGCAATATTATCAGGTTTATATTCGCATTTATTAATTAAATAAATGATTTTATTAATAATAACTTTTGTTTTTCCAGAACCAGCCCCTGCTAATATTAGACAGGGACCATTAGTAAATTCAACAGCATTTTTTTGAGTAAGATTTAGAGACATAAAATATTAATACTTAATTGATAGATAATATTATTGAATTGATAAATAAAAATTGTGTATTTTAATTTTTATCTTGCAACTATAATAGATTTCATTTTGCTCATATAACTTCTTAGTTGACGTCCAATAATTTCTATTGAATGATTTTGAATCTTGTGATTTATTTTATATAGCTCAATATTATCTATTAATTGATTAGGTAACGAACAACCAAGATCACTTTTTTCAAGAGTTAACATGAATTTTTGTAAAATAGGATATG is drawn from Buchnera aphidicola (Macrosiphum gaurae) and contains these coding sequences:
- the rep gene encoding DNA helicase Rep gives rise to the protein MSLNLTQKNAVEFTNGPCLILAGAGSGKTKVIINKIIYLINKCEYKPDNIAAVTFTNKAAYEMRIRLSQCLNISQIKRITISTFHSLGLNIIKEEINELRFNYNFTLLDEKDQMILLKKICKKEIYNSIQALKKLNFMISYWKNKFFTPLQVQLLAKSSEEKDFAYIYKEYNHYLYQANILDFDDLICIPTLLLKNNKKIRTRWQKKISYLLVDEYQDTNNSQYELIKMLTNNNSSFTLVGDEDQSIYSWRGANPQNIFLLRKDFPSLKIITMEHNYRSSGRILKAANILIANNIHFLEKKLFSKLKYGKIIKILIGENEENEAEKIVKKIISQHFKKKVKYQDHAILYRGNYQSRIVEKVLIKENIPYNISEKSSFFSRPEIKDLLSYLRIVINPDDNHAFLRIINVPSRQIGKITLTKLEEWAKKTNKSLFQVCNDVLIKNFLKEKTINKIKKFILKIKKFTKLSYLQPHNVLDYIIDDIEYKIWLSKILKEPDKVKNSINNIYTLSKWFKNMLKGDDFEQPMTLSQIVTRMTIRDIPAKNIKEEQQDQVQLMTLHASKGLEFSSVFIIGMCEGILPNQKSIDNNNIEEERRLTYVGITRAKKQLFFTYCYKRNQYGRILDMLPSRFLFELPQEDLEWEKNIFLNQSIEKIKEIKSKISNFKKKSKKNKIILNKIF
- the trxA gene encoding thioredoxin TrxA; this encodes MNKIVKLTDENFKEKVLNSKNFVLVDFWAQWCNPCKILAPILEEISTEYSNKIIIGKLNIEENPNTAPLYSIRSIPTLLLFHNSEVLATKVGAISKLQLKEFLDEHIN
- the rho gene encoding transcription termination factor Rho, whose product is MNLTALKNMPVSELITLGEKMGLENLARMRKQDIIFAILKQHAKSGEDIFGDGVLEILQDGFGFLRSADSSYLAGPDDIYVSPSQIRRFNLRTGDTIAGKIRPPKEGERYFALLKVNEVNYDKPENARSKILFENLTPLHANSRLRMERGNGSTEDLTARVLDLASPIGRGQRGLIVAPPKAGKTILLQNIAQSIAYNHPDCVLMVLLIDERPEEVTEMQRLVKGEVVASTFDEPASRHVQVAEMVIEKAKRLVEHKKDVIILLDSITRLARAYNTVVPASGKVLTGGVDANALHRPKRFFGAARNVEEGGSLTIIATALVDTGSKMDEVIYEEFKGTGNMELPLSRKIAEKRVFPAIDYNRSGTRKEELLTLPDELQKMWILRKIIHPMSEIDAMEFLLNKLSMTKTNDEFFDMMKRS